The DNA segment TAACCTtgagcctggctctgccagaCGTGGCTGTGCCCGGTGGGTCCCCATCCTCAGCAGCTCCATGTCCCCAGAGGTCCCAGACACAGTAGTCTGAAATGGACACAGCCCCCTGACAGCAGCCAGGAGACCTCTGCTTTGCCCGTGCATGCTGGGGTCcttcctggctgtgtcctcgGTCACCACTCTGTCACCACTGCCTGCCAGAGGCAGAGGGgtggcccagggcagccccagggctcaCCCAGGGACGGGGGCATGGCTACCCAGCCCCacgctgctgcagccagctgcagccccacagcctcaGAGTCCCCCCGTGTCTCCGTGGTGCTGCTCAGTACCGTCTGTGGTGTGAAACTGGGGAAAATAAAGAGCATTGCCTGGACATgcatccctctccttcctccgCCACTGAGGCCAGACCGTGCTTTTGCTGGCAGTAGTGTCCCCCAGCTCCCCTATACCCCATGCAGCCCCCCcggccagggcagggctggagccagcccTCAGGTCTGGTGCCACCCTGCCCGGCAGCAAGGGGCAGTGAGAGGAGCTTgttttcccagcactgctgatggTGTAGGGGAAGCTGTGGGGCCATCATGACCAAGGACTTCAGCCCCAACCCTGTAAATGAGTGACAGCTGGAGCTGCCAGGGCCTCACTGGGTTAATGATTGTGGGGGCAGCTGGCCAAGAGCCCCTGGGCATGGGACAAGCAGAGACACTGGTCTCCTGCCTGCcgcagcctggcacagggctcTGCAGGTGCCACTGtctgctccccccagccagAAGCATCTCCAGgccctgcagaggcaggacatgtctgctgctgtggcacCTCTTGCACATTCAGCTCCATCAGTTTGTGATTTGGTGGAGGCTTGGTGATGCTCCAGCAGCGGCAGGGATGTCCCCAGGCTGCCCCTAAGTACCCTGGGGTATCCGAGGGATCTCCCCTTGCTTCCCCCATACAATCGCAGCTGGTGTGTCCATGGTGATGGGTCCTGGGAATGCCCGATCCTGGAGGAACAGGGATGTagcagctgtgcagcccctCTGTGCCCGCTCCCCACAGGCACCAAGGCTGGAAAGGCCTTTGCCCCCTGGCTCTCCCCCAGGCAGACGTGGACACGAGCGGTGTGGGTGCCTTGTGGGTGGATGGAAACTTGGCAGGAGGTGCGTAAACAGCAGGTAATGATAAATGGCACCAAGGAGGTGGTGACAGCAATGCTGACatagctctgctcctgcccaccctAGCATTGTGTCTGCTGGGAAGATGCAGgctctgccccacacagccctcacagtgctgccagctgctccGTACTGAGCCACCAGCACGGGTTGAGCAAGGCTATGTGCCACTGTCACCACCAGTGACAGGACACGGGGACCACACTGGTGCTGATGTAACCCACCGCCAATGCCCTGGCGGCAAGGACAGTGTGTGCCCGGGGCAGAGCGGGATCCATTGTGACTGATGCTCAGATGGGTCCAAGGATGGTGGATATGTATGTGGCCCCACCTCTGGTTTGGGACACACCAACAGCATGAACACCGagcccttctcctcctcctcctcctcctccactcaTGCAGGGGATGAAGCATCTGGCACCAAGTGATGGAGAGCTGAGGCTGTTCCAACATCGCTCCTCAGGCACTGGGctccagcactgccccagcttCACTTCCCACAGCACTGGCTGCCACTCACCCCGGGGTGATGGCAAGCCTGGGCCAGGTGAGGCGGGGTGTGCCGGTAACGCGGTACCCCGGGGGCGAgtgccccatcccaccctggcactgcagctgaCGCGGGATGCTGTAGGGTTACCCATTAACTGAAGGAATTTCTGGGGAGGAGGTGAGCAGCAAGCAGAGGCGAGGGGCAACATGGGGCTACTTAGACTTTGCTCTTGGCGTGGATATAAAGGGTTGTGGTGCCCCATGGGCCACTTGACTGGAGGAACGCGCGGATGTGGCATGTGGACATGGTGCTGCCGTGAGTGCCTGGCCAGCCCCAGGTGAGCAgggccctgggcaggaggggtcCCCTCTCTgtgtcccctgcctgcccttgcaGGAGCTCGCTGGGGTGGCACAGCAGTAGCCAGTGGCCAGGGGACCACCGGGTAATGGGATGGTGCTCCTCAGCGGTGCCAGCACCGCAGGGATttgggggctggtggcagctggTGTGGGACAGCTGTAGTGACACATGGCCACCTCTGCTCAGCCTCAGCAGAAGTGATGCTGCCCTACCGGAGGGAgagcccggccctgccccgctgcccggTGCGGGGAGGACGGGTGATGCACGGGCCCCAGTTCGCCTACTGCCCCAGCCCCCAAGGTaggtgcccccagccctccagctcctcctcttcctcaccctgCTGGGCTCAGCAGGGCCAGCTCACCAGCCCAGGCGGTGCCCAGCtcccctctgcagaggggtccCCACGATGCTGGGGCCATAACGTGGGtgccccctctccccagctctgcaccgGCTGCCGGGTGCCCACACCTGCCCCTTCGCTGTCGGTGCTTGCCCTGACCATggcttcccctgccctggctccccGGGGCGCCTGGGCGAGGGCAGGGAGCGGTACGAGCTGGATgcgctgccctggcaggggacCCGGCTGGGCTTGGATGAGCTACAGAAGCCAGGTGAGACCCCTGGGCGGTGGGCACACTGTACCCGGGTTGGGAAGCACCCCAGCGACCTGCTAGAGGCACCCAGGGGGGCCTCAGGGTGCCAGGATTGTGGGGTGCTGGCAGAGGCTCAGCTTTGTCCCTGGGACTAGCAGCAattcctccctgctgccccgCGGTGCCAGTCCTCGTGCTGGCACCCCAGCCAGACCCTCAGTGTGgcaggctgcctgccagccagggAGACCCTCAGCTccccggggtgctgggggcagagctGAGGGGCAACAGGGGCGGCTGGCACAGGGCACTCCAGAgtgggaggagatggagggagCCCCGGGAGTGGTGGCCCAGAGGGGGACGTGAGCCCCATCCCACTGGCGGCATGGGAGGACAGTGTAGGGCTGTGGAAGTCCAGGGAGCCGGGGCGGTGCCATGACTGGCATTTAACACTCTCTCTTGTCTTGCGCAGAGCTGGGGTGCTGGGCCAGGGTCCAGTCCATCTGTGTCTCCCTTCTCAAGGTGCCCTTGATGTTCGGGTTCCTGTACCTCTTCGTGTGCTCCCTAGACGtgctcagctctgccttccAGTTGGCTGGAGGTAAGGTGGTGGGGACACCTGGGTGGCTGGTGGCACCCACCATGCCGGCACCCTGCCACTCACTCTCTTGCAGGCAAGGTGGCCGGGGACATCTTCAAGGACAATGCTATCCTCTCCAACCCAGTggctgggctggtggtgggCATCCTGGTGACCGTGCTGGTACAGAGCTcctccacctccacctccaTCATTGTCAGCATGGTCTCCTCGGGGTGTGAGTGTGCCCGTGGGGCtcctggggacagggtggcTGGATGTGGTCACCCTGAGCTGGGCCATGCGGGGCTGACAGGTCTCTCTGTCCTCAGTGCTGGAGGTGCGCTCTGCCATCCCTATCATCATGGGCTCCAACATCGGCACCTCTGTCACCAACACCATTGTGGCCCTCATGCAGGCTGGAGACCGCAGTGAGTTCAAACGGTGAGAGCTTGTCAGGACAGAGAGGACTTGGGTGTTGGGGGCCACACCATGCCAACGGGCTCCTCCACACAGGGCCTTCGCTGGTGCCACGGTGCACGACTGCTTCAACTGGCTTTCAGTGCTGGTCCTGCTGCCACTGGAGGTGGTGAGCGGGTACTTGCACCACATCACCCGCCTGGTCGTGGCCACCTTCAACATCCGCAGTGGGAAGGATGCTCCTGACCTGCTGAAGATCATCACAGAGCCCTTTACCAAGCTCATCATCCAGGTCTTATCAGCCGTGGTGTCCCCAGGCTGGTGGTGGTCTCCCAGCACTGGTGTCCCCCATGCTGGTGGTGATGTCCCCAGTGCTGGTGTTCCTTTGGTGGTGGTCATACCCACGTGTCTCTAGGCTGGCAGTGGTGTCACCAGACTGGTGGTTGTCCCCCAGCATTGCTGTCCCAGTGCTGGTCCCCAGCACTGTTGTCCCTTCAGTGGTGGTTATATGCAagtgtccccaggctggcagtgaTGTCCCCATCCCAGTGAAGATGTCTCCAAGCTGTGGGTGCTGTCAGTCCCCAAGGGCCCTCTCCAATATGTGTGTTTTTGCAGCTGGACAAGTCGGTGATCACAGGCATTGCAATGGGGGACGAGAGCCTGCGCAATCGGAGCCTCATCCGCGTCTGGTGTGGCCCTGCACCCCCACAGGTGAGGGGCCCGTGGCCTTTCTGGGGACATCAAACAATCCCACCAAGGGTGGGTGGTGGGCAGAGGCTGGCTGAGGATGCTGTGgaaccagctgcagcccaccttctccctgcagatggctgctgtggggcttgGCCCCCCTCTGAActgcacagcccccagccactgcagcactAAGGGCATTGAAAGCCTCCACAATGTCACCAGGCAGAAGTGTGAGTGGGTACAGGGGGCTTGGTCAGGGCTGGGGGGTATGGGGCGTAGGGCTGGAGAGGtgcaggtggggctgggggagctgtaTGTGGGATGGAGAGGTTCTGGGCATGGGGCTGGAGTCATGATgtggggcagggctggaagATATTGGGGCTGGGGTCCAGGTGTGGGGCTGTCTTGGGGGAGCAGGTTTGtgagtggggctgggctggccccagccccttgcccagccgtgctgtggggcaggtgaGCACCTCTTCACCGACACGCCGCTGCCCGACCTGGCCGtggggctggtgctgcttgccGGGTCCCTTGTTGTGCTCTGCACCTGCCTCATCCTCCTGGTCAAACTCCTCAACTCCCTGCTCAAGGGGCAGGTGGCCAAAGCCATCCAGAAGGTCATCAACACTGGTGAGTGGGACGGAGACAGCTATGGGGTGAGTGGGATGGGACCCTGTCTGCCCTAGTCACCCATACCCACCTGCCATCCTCAGAC comes from the Falco peregrinus isolate bFalPer1 chromosome 8, bFalPer1.pri, whole genome shotgun sequence genome and includes:
- the SLC34A1 gene encoding sodium-dependent phosphate transport protein 2A — encoded protein: MLPYRRESPALPRCPVRGGRVMHGPQFAYCPSPQALHRLPGAHTCPFAVGACPDHGFPCPGSPGRLGEGRERYELDALPWQGTRLGLDELQKPELGCWARVQSICVSLLKVPLMFGFLYLFVCSLDVLSSAFQLAGGKVAGDIFKDNAILSNPVAGLVVGILVTVLVQSSSTSTSIIVSMVSSGLLEVRSAIPIIMGSNIGTSVTNTIVALMQAGDRSEFKRAFAGATVHDCFNWLSVLVLLPLEVVSGYLHHITRLVVATFNIRSGKDAPDLLKIITEPFTKLIIQLDKSVITGIAMGDESLRNRSLIRVWCGPAPPQMAAVGLGPPLNCTAPSHCSTKGIESLHNVTRQKCEHLFTDTPLPDLAVGLVLLAGSLVVLCTCLILLVKLLNSLLKGQVAKAIQKVINTDLPHPLSWLTGYFAMVVGAGMTFVVQSSSVFTSAITPLIGLGVISIERAYPLTLGSNIGTTTTAILAALASPGDKLASSFQIALCHFFFNISGILLWYPLPFTRLPIRMAKALGERTAKYRWFAVLYLIICFLLLPSLIFGISMAGWRALVGVGTPFLGLLFFVGLVNALQAHSPGRLPKWLQTWDFLPAWMHSLQPLDRLITRATLCCTDRCRSPEGWDEREGPPRDKVRLGLDNPVLSYPEEVPNPAVRVGSPRPLPHGATRL